The following proteins are encoded in a genomic region of Thermococcus pacificus:
- a CDS encoding transglutaminase-like domain-containing protein, translated as MGMKRILLVFPLLVLVMASGCLFKPPAEVRFSLDRTTVAPDDTIHVIVLINNTGKVGLTGANLVLGDSNFQILQEPKFPDVLPVGETAQLVWILKAPPTPGHYNLKLSLELTDELKRTWTGFYGQFLVTVSNKTPPRGELKLDVLGPETLRGGEVSNLSVTITNPLDVPIELTNIKLDLLEGMKVLSVSTMPETIHEGKTISLKYTVKAPYAYREGYISAVLRYRIGDMEKSVVKSVPLRVVWTPWNESEETLKEAYGLKYHWITDSYLVDGYWAEKYNSTPVFERSELRKKTLGVIGAAESEVQAAEAIYRWMMHTYSFGDTTSTLEPDRILLQDRISYAEGQILMTAMLRSIDIPARIVTLYNGTDCTRRPITEFYTVDGWYVVDIEHGFVGSLDEYLASPYFPRLYQMITGEGYRLVAQSPTELRGHEHVDVTGDFIADLEDRLLTVINGRLQPELRSKLMVVMNNLDENERLYALFLFSSAPSDDDLNRVIEEYSTKRIEQNVKTMYEFYRGMEWSDDFTRYWRIFAGEVK; from the coding sequence ATGGGGATGAAGCGGATACTGTTGGTCTTCCCATTACTGGTGCTGGTGATGGCCTCAGGCTGCCTCTTCAAACCGCCAGCCGAGGTCAGGTTCTCCCTGGACAGAACAACGGTGGCACCCGACGACACAATCCACGTGATCGTCCTCATCAACAACACGGGAAAAGTCGGCCTTACGGGGGCAAATCTTGTCCTGGGAGATAGCAACTTCCAGATACTTCAGGAACCAAAGTTCCCCGACGTCCTCCCCGTTGGGGAGACTGCCCAGTTGGTCTGGATACTGAAGGCCCCGCCCACACCGGGCCACTACAATCTCAAACTCTCCCTTGAACTAACCGACGAACTGAAGAGGACCTGGACGGGATTCTACGGCCAGTTCCTAGTGACTGTGTCCAACAAGACGCCACCCCGAGGAGAGTTGAAGCTGGACGTTCTGGGGCCCGAAACCTTAAGGGGCGGAGAAGTCTCGAACCTGAGCGTCACGATTACCAACCCGCTAGATGTTCCCATTGAGCTCACGAACATCAAGCTCGACCTCCTGGAAGGCATGAAGGTGCTCAGTGTCAGCACCATGCCCGAGACAATCCATGAGGGAAAGACGATTTCGCTTAAATATACGGTGAAAGCCCCCTACGCTTACAGAGAGGGGTACATCTCTGCGGTTCTGAGGTACAGGATAGGGGACATGGAGAAGAGCGTCGTTAAGAGCGTCCCCCTCAGGGTGGTATGGACACCCTGGAACGAGAGTGAGGAGACACTGAAAGAGGCCTACGGCCTCAAATACCACTGGATAACGGACAGTTATCTCGTCGATGGCTACTGGGCGGAGAAGTACAACTCCACGCCGGTGTTCGAGAGGAGCGAGCTGAGGAAGAAGACACTGGGAGTCATAGGCGCTGCCGAATCCGAGGTGCAGGCGGCGGAGGCAATATACCGCTGGATGATGCACACATACTCCTTTGGGGACACCACGTCGACCCTTGAGCCGGACAGGATACTCCTTCAGGACAGGATAAGCTATGCGGAGGGCCAGATACTGATGACGGCAATGCTCCGTTCAATAGACATTCCCGCGAGGATCGTGACCCTGTACAACGGGACGGACTGCACGAGGAGGCCAATAACGGAGTTCTACACCGTGGACGGATGGTACGTCGTGGACATCGAGCACGGCTTTGTGGGTTCCCTCGACGAGTACCTCGCCAGCCCCTACTTCCCCAGGCTCTACCAGATGATAACCGGAGAAGGGTACAGGCTGGTGGCCCAGAGCCCGACCGAACTCCGGGGGCACGAGCACGTGGACGTCACAGGGGACTTCATAGCAGACCTCGAGGACAGACTCCTGACGGTTATCAACGGCAGGCTCCAGCCGGAGCTCAGGTCGAAGCTCATGGTGGTTATGAACAACCTCGACGAGAACGAGCGCCTCTACGCGCTGTTCCTCTTCAGCTCGGCCCCGAGCGACGACGACCTCAACAGGGTTATCGAAGAGTACAGCACCAAGAGGATAGAGCAAAACGTAAAAACCATGTACGAGTTCTACAGGGGCATGGAGTGGAGCGACGACTTCACGCGTTACTGGAGAATATTCGCGGGTGAGGTGAAATGA
- a CDS encoding tRNA (cytidine(56)-2'-O)-methyltransferase, with protein MIVILRLGHRPERDKRITTHVALTARAFGADKIIIAAEEDEHVKESVEDVVRRWGGPFGIEFNPSWKKIMREWKDSGGIIAHLTMYGIHIDDALPSIRGELKAGKDLMIVVGAEKVPREVYEMADYNVAVGNQPHSEVAALAVFLDRLLEGEGLRKEFEGAKLKIIPQEKGKKVIEL; from the coding sequence ATGATAGTCATCCTTCGTCTGGGACACAGACCCGAGAGGGACAAGAGGATAACAACGCACGTGGCTTTAACGGCGAGGGCATTCGGCGCGGATAAAATAATAATCGCCGCGGAGGAAGACGAGCACGTTAAGGAGAGCGTCGAAGACGTTGTTAGGCGCTGGGGCGGACCGTTCGGCATTGAGTTCAACCCCAGCTGGAAGAAGATAATGCGTGAGTGGAAAGATAGTGGCGGAATCATCGCCCACCTGACGATGTACGGGATCCACATAGACGACGCCCTGCCTTCAATAAGAGGGGAGCTGAAGGCAGGGAAAGACCTGATGATCGTAGTCGGGGCCGAGAAGGTTCCGAGGGAAGTCTACGAGATGGCCGACTACAACGTGGCCGTTGGAAACCAGCCCCACAGCGAGGTCGCTGCTTTGGCCGTCTTCCTTGACAGACTCCTCGAGGGGGAGGGCCTGAGAAAGGAGTTTGAGGGCGCCAAGCTCAAGATAATCCCACAGGAGAAGGGGAAGAAAGTGATAGAGCTTTG